One Glycine max cultivar Williams 82 chromosome 4, Glycine_max_v4.0, whole genome shotgun sequence DNA segment encodes these proteins:
- the LOC102663421 gene encoding early endosome antigen 1 isoform X2, which produces MEVNLESHYIQVTVQLLTSKTGFREFEQQRELRERGLQTTSDQGTHDESADSKESSPDQNANNHMNKVHSRVKLKRESKDLPRISSLEGESGVNEDYADSAAGFDGSSSTSESIYTEKHDISSTHEVDSLKSTISGDLGGLSLSQSPQPEKGEAPDNQFPAQGSERVHDWSIDYSAANSLAAASEDRSSNRLMGNLDAVESSILDLKLKVSSLQNHADEIGVETHKFSEQLAAEISSGEELVKEVAVLKSECSKFRDEFEQLKSSKLSLALPHKEPTGTDRDKLFQNLQHKWHKGLLLMEGKIRDIQKVSLGFPERDFRFLNLELEALAEILQNLKQESGEPISGAKVVNERENKKMDMHKSEQFLTDIGSDTGLFQPESMTHYLTIPGLVSHEFDSVDPALAMKEKVFELLRELDESKTERESLVRKMDQMECYYEALIQELEQNQRQMMAELQNLRNEHSTCMYTISAGKSEMEKMHQNMNEQIMKFAEDKHILESLNSDFERRAISAEAALKRARLNYSIAVGQLQKDLELLSCQVLSMHETNENLIKQTLSDSSLPNADGSPEPVTYPKISEGRTFNRSLCQNHSSSLQRQHLGEDILLSDLKRSLQLQEGLYRQVEEEISQMHFVNIYSDVFSKALQETLLEASLDIQLMKEKIVQLSQQLELTNESNELLVLRLQNAMNDILSLNEYKEICTAKSNDIALQNQILEANLKDLAHENNLLTEKINELEVLLTEYRSYEGKYMACSTENSELRSLLKKESLGKKHLHDEISILQEELKSIRTKFDEQVSMKDNLQNNAIFLSKKLQKLLASYEERHSELSLCSRSACLDSECEDVEGLLLQLEELQQSAFHRILLLIEEKEILVHEKLMAQVSLNTAESDVLVMKQKVEHDLQEMVQKITVSGALLQKLQLNFEVIINRINAGFEAEELYSQHHKEFLSGLDHLEAELQQLNSRNQDLAQEIIKLDTSSSDLEMCKLTLATIKEEKKDLESSLQEKTEESTKISSELDFLKKNLDSLHNELHAEKTVREKLEKTVSDLTTELNEKQRQLQGKKDLESSLHERAEEAAKISSEVDFLKKNLHSLHSELHAEKTVREKLEKTISDLTTELNEKQTQLQGKKDLESSLQERAEESAKISSELNFLEKNLYSLHTELHAEKIVREKLEKTVSDLTTELNEKQCQLQDSDLKRQELVHLKQMVTDLEFENSRISDLLQKSEKHLTDALKESSSISCLETQLSEMHEFCIATDVVMTFTRAQFEDHMEELAQKLHSTCWQLDVVHKKNLDVESELDGYLSRERTCIEENTRLLTSLDFVKSEIDVLTTQNRALIDQNSANMLELKEHKSRTEKISDTYVRERQSVPEVARLEQLLASCCRNAEELFLSKEAAEFKCIVLLGKLDELETAFTSLKQSDNELIRLQNQCNELTKRLAEQVLKTEEFKNLSIHLKELKDKAEAECANAHDRRGPEGPPVAMQESLRIAFIKEQYESKLQELRQQLSLSKKHSEEMLWKLQDAVDETEKRKKSEASQIKINEELGMKILELEAELQAVLSDKRNLLNAYDLLKAEKECSVISLECCKQEKQELEASLVKCNEEKSKIEVELTLAKELVETSGSHVNSLNEGNGTFSSLNPQENSTHAACSHEPESASINMQSKDPLAFSVMNGCQTLGTEKDLQLEEVMKHVASTQSLKSSIDHLNKELERMKNENMLPSVDGQSHESSFPGLQRELMQLHEANQELGNIFPVFDKFSISGNALERVLALEIELAEVLRTKRSSNIQFQSSFLKQHSDEEAVFRSFRDINELIKDMLELKARHSAVETELKEMHDRYSQLSLQFAEVEGERQKLMMTIKNTRASKKASN; this is translated from the exons ATGGAAGTGAACCTGGAGTCGCACTACAT CCAGGTTACAGTGCAGCTTCTCACTTCCAAAACTGGTTTCAG AGAATTTGAGCAGCAGAGGGAACTCAGAGAGAGGGGTCTACAGACAACCTCTGACCAAGGAACTCATGATGAATCTGCTGATAGCAAAGAGTCATCACCTGACCAGAATGCCAATAATCATATGAATAAG GTTCATTCAAGAGTGAAATTGAAAAGAGAATCTAAAGATCTCCCCCGTATTTCTTCACTTGAAGGAGAATCAGGGGTAAATGAAGATTATGCTGACTCAGCTGCTGGCTTTGATGGCTCGTCTAGTACTTCTGAAAGCATATATACAGAGAAGCATGATATCTCCAGTACACATGAAGTGGACAGTCTTAAAAGCACAATCTCTGGTGATTTAGGTGGACTATCCCTCAGTCAAAGTCCTCAGCCAGAGAAAGGAGAGGCACCTGATAATCAGTTTCCAGCACAGGGTAGTGAGCGGGTTCATGATTGGAGCATAGACTATTCAGCTGCCAATAGTTTGGCTGCTGCTTCTGAAGATAGGAGCAGTAACAGACTTATGGGAAATTTGGATGCAGTTGAGTCGTCTATTCTTGATCTAAAACTGAAGGTAAGTTCTTTGCAAAACCATGCTGATGAAATAGGTGTTGAAACACACAAGTTTTCTGAGCAACTTGCTGCTGAGATTTCATCAGGAGAAGAGTTAGTAAAGGAGGTTGCAGTACTAAAATCAGAGTGTTCAAAGTTTAGAGATGAGTTTGAGCAACTTAAAAGTTCTAAGTTGAGCTTAGCATTACCTCACAAAGAACCTACTGGTACAGATCGGgacaaattatttcaaaatttacagCATAAATGGCATAAGGGGCTTTTGCTCATGGAAGGGAAGATAAGAGATATTCAGAAAGTGTCTTTGGGATTTCCTGAAAGGGATTTTAGGTTCCTTAACTTGGAGTTAGAAGCACTGGCTGAGATTTTGCAGAATCTCAAACAAGAATCTGGAGAGCCAATTTCAGGGGCCAAAGTTGTCAAcgaaagagagaacaagaaaaTGGATATGCATAAAAGTGAACAATTTTTAACAGATATTGGGTCTGATACAGGTTTATTTCAACCTGAAAGCATGACTCATTATCTTACCATACCTGGCCTTGTGTCTCATGAGTTTGATTCTGTTGATCCTGCCCTTGCTatgaaagaaaaagtttttGAACTTCTAAGAGAGTTAGATGAGTCCAAAACTGAAAGGGAAAGCCTTGTACGGAAAATGGACCAGATGGAGTGCTACTATGAAGCTTTGATTCAGGAACTTGAGCAGAATCAAAGGCAGATGATGGCTGAGTTGCAGAACCTCAGGAATGAACATTCTACTTGTATGTACACAATTTCTGCTGGTAAGTCTGAGATGGAGAAAATGCACCAGAATATGAATGAGCAGATAATGAAATTTGCTGAAGACAAGCACATTTTGGAATCTCTGAACAGTGACTTTGAAAGAAGGGCTATTTCAGCTGAAGCAGCCCTTAAAAGGGCCAGATTGAACTATTCTATTGCTGTTGGTCAATTGCAAAAAGATCTTGAACTGCTTTCTTGCCAGGTTCTTTCTATGCATGAGACAAATGAAAATCTCATAAAGCAAACCCTTTCTGATTCTTCACTTCCAAACGCTGATGGTAGCCCAGAACCAGTGACATATCCTAAAATTTCAGAAGGTCGTACTTTCAATCGATCGCTATGTCAAAATCACAGTTCTTCCTTACAAAGACAACATTTGGGTGAAGACATTTTACTTAGCGATTTGAAAAGATCACTTCAGTTGCAAGAGGGGTTATACAGACAGGTTGAAGAAGAAATCAGTCAAATgcattttgtaaatatatactCAGATGTGTTTTCTAAGGCTCTGCAAGAAACATTGCTTGAAGCAAGTCTTGACATTCAActcatgaaagagaaaattgtTCAACTCTCTCAGCAGCTGGAGCTTACAAATGAATCCAACGAGTTACTGGTGTTGAGGTTGCAGAATGCTATGAATGATATCCTCTCGCTAAATGAGTACAAGGAGATTTGCACTGCAAAGAGCAATGATATTGCTCTCCAGAACCAAATTTTAGAGGCAAATTTAAAAGATCTTGCTCATGAAAACAATCTCCTTACTGAGAAAATTAATGAGTTGGAAGTTCTTCTGACAGAGTATAGAAGTTATGAGGGCAAGTACATGGCATGCAGTACAGAAAACTCAGAGTTGAGAAGTTTATTGAAAAAAGAGAGCCTAGGAAAGAAACATCTTCATGATGAAATATCCATTTTGCAGGAAGAGTTAAAATCTATCAGAACTAAATTTGACGAGCAAGTTTCAATGAAGGATAATCTGCAGAATAATGCCatctttttatctaaaaagttgcagaaattgcTTGCATCATATGAAGAAAGACACAGTGAACTTTCTCTTTGTAGTAGATCTGCTTGTTTGGATTCAGAATGTGAAGATGTAGAAGGTCTCTTATTGCAACTAGAAGAGCTGCAACAAAGTGCATTTCATAGAATCCTACTACTCATTGAAGAGAAGGAGATTTTAGTGCATGAAAAACTTATGGCTCAAGTATCTTTAAATACCGCAGAATCAGATGTTCTAGTCATGAAACAGAAGGTTGAGCATGATTTGCAAGAGATGGTACAGAAGATAACTGTGTCAGGTGCCCTGTTGCAGAAACTTCAGTTAAATTTTGAGGTGATCATTAACAGGATTAATGCTGGTTTTGAAGCTGAAGAATTATATTCTCAGCATCACAAAGAGTTTTTGTCTGGTCTGGACCATTTGGAAGCTGAGCTACAACAACTTAATTCCAGAAATCAGGACCTTGCTCAAGAAATAATAAAGCTAGATACTTCATCAAGTGACCTTGAAATGTGTAAGCTGACCTTAGCAACAatcaaagaggaaaagaaagatttAGAGTCGTCTTTACAGGAAAAAACAGAAGAATCTACTAAGATTTCATCTGAGCTTGATTTTTTGAAGAAGAACTTGGATTCTCTACATAATGAGTTGCATGCTGAGAAAACTGTAAgagaaaaattagagaaaacAGTTTCCGATCTTACCACAGAATTGAATGAGAAGCAACGTCAGCTGCAGGGAAAGAAAGATTTGGAGTCATCTTTACATGAAAGAGCAGAAGAAGCTGCTAAGATTTCATCTGAGGTTGATTTTTTGAAGAAGAACTTGCATTCTCTGCATTCTGAGTTGCATGCTGAGAAAACTGTCAGAGAAAAGTTGGAGAAAACAATTTCCGATCTTACCACAGAATTGAACGAGAAGCAAACCCAGCTGCAGGGAAAGAAAGATTTGGAATCATCTTTACAGGAAAGAGCTGAAGAATCCGCCAAGATTTCATCTGAGCTTAATTTTTTGGAGAAGAACTTGTATTCTCTGCATACTGAGTTGCATGCTGAGAAAATTGTCAGAGAAAAGTTGGAGAAAACAGTTTCAGATCTTACCACAGAATTGAATGAGAAGCAATGCCAGCTTCAGGATTCTGATCTGAAAAGACAAGAACTTGTCCATCTCAAGCAAATGGTGACAGACTTAGAATTTGAAAATTCAAGAATATCAGATTTGCTACAGAAATCTGAGAAACATCTTACAGATGCTTTAAAAGAATCTTCTTCTATTAGTTGTCTGGAAACTCAGTTATCTGAAATGCATGAATTTTGCATAGCTACAGATGTTGTCATGACTTTCACCAGAGCTCAGTTTGAGGATCATATGGAGGAGCTTGCTCAGAAGCTTCATTCCACTTGCTGGCAACTTGATGTGGTCCACAAGAAGAATCTTGATGTAGAATCTGAATTGGATGGCTATCTTTCAAGAGAACGGACTTGCATTGAAGAAAATACAAGATTGTTGACGAGTCTTGACTTTGTGAAATCTGAGATAGATGTCTTGACCACTCAGAATAGAGCACTAATTGATCAAAACAGTGCAAATATGTTGGAGCTTAAGGAGCATAAGAGTAGGACAGAGAAGATCAGTGATACTTATGTGCGTGAAAGACAGAGTGTCCCTGAGGTTGCAAGGCTGGAGCAATTGCTGGCAAGTTGTTGCAGAAATGCTGAAGAACTCTTTTTGTCCAAGGAAGCAGCAGAATTCAAGTGTATAGTTCTCCTGGGCAAATTGGATGAACTGGAAACTGCATTCACTTCATTAAAACAATCTGATAATGAGCTGATAAGGCTGCAGAACCAATGCAATGAACTTACCAAGAGGCTTGCTGAACAAGTTTTGAAAACAGAGGAGTTTAAGAATTTGTCTATTCATTTGAAGGAACTGAAAGACAAAGCAGAGGCTGAGTGTGCTAATGCTCATGACAGAAGAGGACCTGAAGGACCACCGGTTGCTATGCAGGAGTCCTTGAGAATTGCATTTATCAAGGAGCAATATGAATCAAAGTTGCAAGAACTAAGACAACAGCTGTCTTTGTCAAAAAAGCATAGTGAGGAAATGCTGTGGAAACTACAAGATGCAGTTGATGAaactgagaaaagaaaaaagtctgaagcttctcaaataaaaattaatgaagagtTGGGGATGAAGATCTTGGAATTGGAGGCTGAGTTACAGGCTGTACTTTCTGATAAACGCAATTTGTTAAATGCTTATGACCTGCTAAAGGCTGAAAAGGAGTGTTCAGTGATAAGCCTTGAATGTTGTAAACAAGAAAAGCAAGAGCTTGAAGCTTCTCTTGTAAAATGCAATGAGGAGAAGTCCAAAATCGAAGTAGAGCTTACCTTGGCGAAGGAATTGGTTGAGACTTCGGGATCTCATGTGAATTCTCTGAATGAGGGCAATGGTACATTCTCTTCATTGAATCCTCAAGAAAATTCTACTCATGCTGCTTGCAGTCATGAGCCAGAGAGTGCAAGCATCAATATGCAATCCAAG GATCCTCTTGCATTTAGTGTTATGAATGGATGCCAAACTCTTGGAACTGAAAAGGACTTGCAACTAGAAGAAGTAATGAAGCATGTGGCATCAACTCAAAGTTTGAAATCTAGCATTGATCACTTGAATAAGGAG TTGGAAAGGATGAAAAACGAGAATATGCTTCCTTCAGTAGACGGTCAAAGCCACGAGTCAAGTTTTCCAGGTCTACAAAGAGAACTGATGCAATTACACGAG GCCAATCAAGAGTTAGGAAACATATTCCCTGTTTTCGATAAATTCTCTATCAGCGGTAATGCATTAGAAAGGGTGCTCGCTTTGGAGATTGAGCTTGCTGAAGTGCTGCGGACGAAGAGGTCGTCAAACATCCAATTTCAGAG TTCTTTCTTGAAACAGCACAGTGATGAAGAAGCAGTATTCAGAAGTTTTAGGGACATCAATGAGCTAATTAAAGACATGTTAGAACTAAAGGCAAGACATTCTGCTGTGGAGACAGAACTGAAAGAGATGCATGACCGTTACTCTCAGTTAAGTCTTCAATTTGCAGAGGTTGAAGGTGAGAGGCAAAAACTCATGATGACTATTAAGAATACAAGAGCATCCAAGAAGGCTTCAAATTAA